A window from Actimicrobium sp. CCC2.4 encodes these proteins:
- the cyoD gene encoding cytochrome o ubiquinol oxidase subunit IV: protein MSTTHNHVAAPAGGHHEHDDGHHTHADHGSVKSYLTGFILAVILTAIPFWVVLGKVFEKSSTTALVVLGFAAVQIVVHMVYFLHMNTKSEGGWSILALIFTTILVVIMLSGSIWVMYHLNHNMMPGMMTDTTGDATTGSIKVPPAMPAMEGMEGMKGMEGMKGMEGMKDMPAMPVAPRAP, encoded by the coding sequence GTGAGCACGACACATAACCACGTAGCGGCCCCTGCCGGCGGCCACCACGAGCATGACGACGGTCACCACACGCACGCCGATCATGGCTCCGTAAAAAGCTATCTGACCGGCTTCATTCTGGCCGTGATCCTGACAGCGATTCCATTCTGGGTCGTGCTGGGCAAAGTCTTCGAGAAGTCGAGTACGACCGCGCTGGTCGTCCTCGGGTTTGCGGCGGTGCAGATCGTCGTGCACATGGTGTACTTCCTGCACATGAATACCAAGTCCGAAGGCGGCTGGTCGATTCTGGCGCTGATCTTCACAACCATCCTGGTAGTCATCATGCTCAGCGGTTCGATCTGGGTCATGTATCACCTCAATCACAACATGATGCCGGGGATGATGACTGATACCACCGGTGACGCAACGACGGGGTCGATCAAGGTCCCGCCAGCCATGCCGGCGATGGAGGGCATGGAAGGGATGAAGGGCATGGAAGGGATGAAGGGCATGGAGGGCATGAAGGATATGCCGGCGATGCCCGTCGCGCCTAGAGCACCTTGA
- the cyoC gene encoding cytochrome o ubiquinol oxidase subunit III, protein MRDIATSPSTDSSRYYVLEHHPENGTTLGFWLYLMSDCLVFACLFAVYAVLGRNYAGGPTGAELFDLPLVALNTAFLLVSSITYGFAMLEMQRKRVRSTLIWLAITGLIGACFIGLEMYEFVHLIREGAGPQRSGFLTAFFTLVGTHGLHVLFGIIWLVTLMLQVSVHGLTTENTRRLMCLSMFWHFLDVVWIGVFTFVYLMGVLP, encoded by the coding sequence ATGCGTGATATCGCTACTTCCCCTTCCACCGACAGCTCGCGGTATTACGTGCTGGAGCATCATCCGGAGAACGGCACGACGCTCGGCTTCTGGCTGTACCTGATGAGCGACTGTCTGGTGTTCGCCTGCTTGTTCGCGGTGTATGCGGTCCTCGGCAGGAACTATGCCGGTGGCCCCACCGGGGCCGAGTTGTTTGATCTGCCTTTGGTGGCGCTCAACACTGCGTTTTTGCTGGTGTCGTCGATCACGTACGGTTTTGCGATGCTGGAAATGCAGCGCAAGCGGGTACGCAGCACGCTGATCTGGCTGGCGATCACCGGCCTGATCGGGGCCTGCTTCATCGGCCTCGAAATGTACGAGTTCGTTCATCTGATCCGGGAAGGCGCCGGTCCGCAGCGCAGTGGTTTTCTGACCGCGTTCTTCACGCTGGTCGGTACCCACGGTCTGCATGTGCTGTTCGGCATCATCTGGCTCGTGACACTGATGTTGCAGGTCAGCGTGCATGGTCTGACGACAGAGAACACCCGTCGCCTGATGTGCCTGTCGATGTTCTGGCATTTCCTTGACGTAGTGTGGATCGGCGTCTTTACCTTTGTTTATCTGATGGGAGTCCTGCCGTGA
- the cyoB gene encoding cytochrome o ubiquinol oxidase subunit I, whose translation MFNNLDLTKLIFGRLTWEAIPLHEPILLATFLMVGIGGAAVFGALTYYRLWGPLWRDWITSIDHKRIGIMYIVFALIMLLRGFTDALMMRAQQAFAFGESGGFLPAHHYDQIFTAHGVIMIFFVAMPLVTGLMNYVIPLQIGARDVAFPFLNNFSFWMTAFGGMLVMASLFVGEFARTGWLAYPPLSGILASPDVGVDYYIWSLQVAGVGTLLSGINLIATIVKMRAPGMTLMKMPIFIWTSLCTNILVVAAFPVLAAVLGMLSLDRMVGTNFFTNDLGGNSMMYVNLIWIWGHPEVYILILPAFGVFSEIVSTFSSKRIFGYTSMVYATLVITILSYLVWLHHFFTMGSGASVNSFFGITTMIISIPTGAKIFNWLFTMYRGRIRFEVPMLWTIGFMITFVIGGMTGVLLAVPAADFVLHNSLFLIAHFHNVIIGGVVFGMFAGINYWFPKAFGYKLDSYWGKWSFWLWTIGFYLAFMPLYVLGLMGVTRRLSRFEDPSLQIWFQIAAVGAVLIALGIAAFIIQLIVSYIRRKELGDYTGDPWGGRTLEWSTSSPPPSYNFAFTPKVYDTDAWTDMKQNGYVRPLTGFLPIHMPKNTAAGFLIALLSAAIGFALIWHMWLVAGMTFGMMIAGIIAHTFNYKRDFYIPAAEVTRIEDNRTRLLTNHA comes from the coding sequence ATGTTCAATAATTTGGATCTGACGAAGTTGATTTTCGGAAGGCTCACCTGGGAAGCGATTCCCCTGCATGAGCCCATCCTTCTGGCGACCTTCCTGATGGTGGGTATCGGCGGTGCAGCGGTGTTTGGTGCACTGACGTATTACCGCTTGTGGGGCCCGCTCTGGCGCGACTGGATCACCAGCATTGACCACAAACGCATCGGCATCATGTACATCGTATTTGCCCTGATCATGCTGCTGCGCGGCTTTACCGATGCACTGATGATGCGGGCCCAGCAGGCGTTCGCGTTCGGTGAGTCGGGTGGCTTCCTGCCGGCGCATCACTACGACCAGATTTTCACCGCGCATGGCGTGATCATGATTTTCTTTGTCGCGATGCCGCTGGTGACCGGGCTGATGAACTACGTCATTCCGCTGCAGATCGGTGCGCGCGATGTGGCCTTTCCGTTCCTGAACAACTTCAGTTTCTGGATGACCGCGTTCGGCGGCATGCTAGTGATGGCGTCACTGTTCGTTGGTGAATTTGCCCGTACCGGATGGTTGGCCTATCCGCCGCTATCGGGAATACTCGCGAGTCCGGATGTGGGGGTCGACTATTACATCTGGTCCTTACAGGTTGCGGGGGTAGGAACGCTACTGTCCGGTATCAACCTGATTGCGACCATCGTCAAGATGCGCGCACCCGGCATGACGCTGATGAAAATGCCGATCTTCATCTGGACCTCGCTGTGCACCAACATCCTGGTTGTCGCTGCATTCCCGGTATTGGCTGCCGTACTTGGCATGCTGTCGCTGGACCGCATGGTCGGCACGAACTTCTTCACCAATGACCTTGGCGGGAATTCGATGATGTACGTGAACCTGATCTGGATCTGGGGTCACCCGGAGGTCTACATCCTGATCCTGCCGGCGTTTGGCGTGTTCTCTGAAATCGTCTCTACCTTTTCGAGCAAGCGGATTTTCGGCTACACCTCGATGGTCTACGCGACACTGGTCATTACCATCCTGTCGTACCTGGTATGGCTGCATCACTTCTTCACGATGGGTTCGGGGGCCAGCGTCAATTCGTTCTTCGGGATTACGACGATGATTATCTCGATCCCGACCGGCGCGAAAATTTTCAACTGGCTATTCACGATGTACCGTGGCCGCATCCGTTTTGAAGTACCGATGCTGTGGACGATAGGCTTCATGATTACCTTCGTCATCGGTGGCATGACCGGCGTATTGCTGGCAGTACCGGCAGCCGACTTCGTGCTGCACAACAGCCTGTTCCTGATTGCGCACTTCCATAACGTGATCATTGGTGGCGTCGTGTTCGGCATGTTCGCCGGCATCAACTACTGGTTCCCGAAAGCCTTCGGTTACAAGCTGGATTCGTACTGGGGCAAGTGGTCGTTCTGGCTGTGGACGATCGGTTTCTACCTCGCGTTCATGCCGCTGTATGTGCTGGGCCTGATGGGTGTCACACGTCGTCTGAGCCGTTTCGAAGATCCGTCATTGCAGATCTGGTTCCAGATTGCCGCCGTCGGTGCCGTGCTGATCGCGCTGGGTATCGCTGCCTTCATCATTCAGTTGATCGTCAGCTACATCCGTCGCAAAGAACTGGGCGATTACACCGGCGATCCATGGGGTGGTCGTACGCTGGAATGGTCGACCTCGTCGCCACCACCGTCGTACAACTTCGCCTTCACGCCAAAGGTCTATGACACCGATGCCTGGACCGATATGAAGCAAAACGGCTATGTCCGTCCGCTGACCGGTTTCCTGCCGATTCACATGCCTAAAAATACGGCAGCAGGTTTCCTGATTGCGTTGCTCAGTGCAGCGATCGGATTCGCCCTGATCTGGCACATGTGGCTGGTGGCTGGCATGACTTTCGGCATGATGATTGCCGGGATCATTGCCCACACCTTCAACTACAAGCGTGACTTTTATATCCCGGCTGCCGAAGTCACCCGGATCGAAGATAACCGTACAAGATTGTTGACCAACCATGCGTGA
- the cyoA gene encoding ubiquinol oxidase subunit II yields the protein MIALNLRRLLLLSAALPLAGCNTVLLSPSGYIAQQQGNLIIVSTLLMLLIIVPVIALIILFAWRYRKSNTAVIYEPDWDHSTRLELVIWGAPLLIIIVLGTITWISTHKLDPYRALTHIDADRPIPAGTKPLIVEVVALDWKWLFIYPDLGIASLNELAAPVDVPIRFKITSSTVMNSFYIPALAGQIYAMPGMQTSLNAVINKPGEFEGFSANYSGAGFSDMRFKFHGMSKEGFDGWVQKVRDEGKVLRREGYIQLEKPSERVAVQRFGEVDASLFHAIVNRCVVVGQPCMDATMMKDAHAAMGHGNAKE from the coding sequence ATGATTGCCTTGAATTTACGCCGCCTGCTGCTGCTGTCCGCCGCCCTCCCACTTGCCGGATGCAATACGGTTTTGCTCAGTCCTTCCGGTTATATCGCCCAGCAGCAAGGCAATCTGATCATCGTTTCAACGCTGCTGATGTTGCTCATTATCGTGCCGGTGATTGCGCTGATTATCTTGTTCGCCTGGCGCTACCGGAAGAGCAACACCGCGGTCATCTATGAGCCGGACTGGGATCACTCCACCCGGCTTGAGCTGGTGATCTGGGGCGCGCCGCTGCTAATCATCATCGTGCTCGGCACGATTACCTGGATCAGCACCCACAAGCTTGATCCGTATCGGGCGCTGACCCACATCGATGCCGATCGGCCGATCCCTGCCGGGACCAAGCCGCTGATCGTCGAAGTCGTGGCACTCGACTGGAAATGGTTATTCATTTACCCGGACCTGGGCATCGCCAGCCTCAATGAACTGGCCGCACCGGTCGATGTGCCGATCCGTTTCAAGATCACGTCATCGACGGTGATGAATTCGTTCTACATCCCTGCACTGGCCGGACAGATCTACGCAATGCCGGGCATGCAGACCTCGCTCAATGCCGTGATCAACAAGCCGGGCGAGTTTGAAGGTTTCTCAGCCAACTATAGCGGTGCCGGTTTTTCGGACATGCGCTTCAAGTTTCATGGCATGAGCAAGGAAGGTTTTGATGGTTGGGTGCAAAAAGTACGCGACGAGGGCAAAGTGCTCCGTCGTGAAGGTTATATCCAGCTTGAAAAGCCCAGCGAGCGTGTCGCAGTGCAGCGTTTCGGTGAAGTCGATGCCAGTCTGTTCCATGCCATCGTCAATCGCTGCGTCGTAGTCGGTCAGCCTTGCATGGATGCGACGATGATGAAAGATGCCCATGCGGCGATGGGGCATGGCAATGCCAAAGAATAG